Proteins encoded by one window of Modestobacter marinus:
- a CDS encoding ethanolamine ammonia lyase-activating protein: MAKDAIVNENLAAKFATEKDSPYTRWVADEGLDIIAAHYVPDLKTVELKDWTRRGGRGVFINHEASRTSNDCYVAEIPAGGALAPQRQLFEEMILILSGHGSTKVWNDAGAEVTFEWGPGALFAIPLNASHQHFNGSGSEVARFVSSTNAPGIVNLYDDIDFVFSTAHDFPKRFDGEPDYFAPKGEQKGLLLDTNFVADSINLPLIEAKERGAGGGHIRFNMAKGSMNSHISQFPTATYKKGHRHGPGAHVIILSGEGYSLMWPEGEEPRRYEWQAGSMIVPPNMWYHQHFNTGTEPARYLAFKHEVVSIRNAQGVPKAWISQRIGGDQIDYADESAYVRETFTEALAKHGLEPQMVAAYEQEKETLPPQPVA, encoded by the coding sequence ATGGCCAAGGACGCGATCGTCAACGAGAACCTCGCAGCGAAGTTCGCCACGGAGAAGGACTCGCCGTACACCCGGTGGGTCGCCGACGAGGGCCTGGACATCATCGCCGCGCACTACGTGCCCGATCTGAAGACCGTGGAGCTCAAGGACTGGACCCGCCGGGGTGGCCGGGGGGTCTTCATCAATCATGAGGCCAGCCGCACCTCGAACGACTGCTACGTGGCCGAGATCCCGGCCGGCGGCGCGCTCGCCCCGCAGCGACAGCTGTTCGAGGAGATGATCCTCATCCTCTCCGGCCACGGCTCCACCAAGGTGTGGAACGACGCCGGCGCCGAGGTCACGTTCGAGTGGGGGCCGGGTGCGCTGTTCGCCATCCCGCTGAACGCCTCGCACCAGCACTTCAACGGCTCGGGTTCCGAGGTCGCACGGTTCGTCTCCTCGACGAACGCCCCCGGCATCGTCAACCTCTACGACGACATCGACTTCGTCTTCAGCACCGCCCACGACTTCCCCAAGCGGTTCGACGGTGAGCCGGACTACTTCGCGCCCAAGGGCGAGCAGAAGGGGCTGCTGCTGGACACCAACTTCGTGGCCGACTCCATCAACCTGCCGTTGATCGAGGCCAAGGAGCGCGGCGCCGGCGGCGGGCACATCCGGTTCAACATGGCCAAGGGCTCCATGAACAGCCACATCTCGCAGTTCCCCACCGCCACGTACAAGAAGGGGCACCGGCACGGTCCGGGTGCGCACGTGATCATCCTGTCGGGCGAGGGCTACAGCCTGATGTGGCCCGAGGGCGAGGAGCCCCGGCGCTACGAGTGGCAGGCAGGGAGCATGATCGTCCCGCCGAACATGTGGTACCACCAGCACTTCAACACCGGCACCGAGCCGGCCCGCTACCTCGCCTTCAAGCACGAGGTGGTGTCCATCCGCAACGCGCAGGGCGTGCCCAAGGCCTGGATCAGTCAGCGGATCGGCGGCGACCAGATCGACTACGCCGACGAGTCGGCCTACGTGCGCGAGACCTTCACCGAGGCCCTGGCCAAGCACGGCCTGGAGCCGCAGATGGTGGCCGCGTACGAGCAGGAGAAGGAGACCCTGCCACCCCAGCCGGTCGCCTGA
- a CDS encoding aldehyde dehydrogenase family protein: protein MSDGRVLGRVGRGRPPVAARMHIGGQWREAASGARLDCIDPTTEELLGTVPAGAAADADAAVAAAQEASGAWRALGWTRRAALLRDLADAVGEVAEPLAVLDVLDSGNPIAGMRGDIESAVRELHYYAGLAGQTHGVSTPTGPDTVSFTKREPYGVVVRIVPFNHPFKFACGKAAAALAAGNAVIVKPGEQTSLSAVALAEVAEAVLPPGVLNVVTGTGAELGQALVSHPGAPRVAFTGSVATGRRIMVAAAQHFGHVTLELGGKNPLVICPDVDVRQAARSAVASMNVARSNGQSCGSTSRIYVHESIRAEFTDALVDRVREIRVGDPLDEANDVGPLAFEAHLQRVSGHITRAQASGATLATGGSRPGGTGRGYFIEPTVFTDVTDEMPIARDEVFGPVMSVLGWSDLDDVVRRANDTELGLTANVFTRDLRVAHRLADQLQAGYVYVNGTGRRPPGSPFGGWKHSGFGKENGPEELLSYTREKTVTVTLPAEDPDWATP from the coding sequence ATGAGCGACGGACGGGTACTGGGACGGGTCGGACGCGGCCGCCCGCCCGTCGCCGCCCGCATGCACATCGGCGGGCAGTGGCGCGAGGCCGCCTCGGGTGCACGGCTGGACTGCATCGACCCCACCACCGAGGAACTGCTGGGGACGGTCCCCGCCGGTGCCGCGGCGGACGCCGATGCGGCGGTGGCCGCTGCACAGGAGGCGTCCGGCGCCTGGCGCGCCCTGGGCTGGACCAGGCGGGCTGCGCTGCTGCGCGACCTGGCGGACGCGGTGGGCGAGGTCGCCGAGCCGCTGGCGGTGCTGGACGTGCTCGACAGCGGCAACCCGATCGCCGGCATGCGGGGCGACATCGAGTCCGCTGTGCGCGAGCTGCACTACTACGCCGGGCTGGCCGGGCAGACCCACGGCGTCAGCACGCCCACCGGCCCGGACACGGTGTCCTTCACGAAGCGCGAGCCCTACGGCGTCGTCGTGCGGATCGTGCCGTTCAACCACCCGTTCAAGTTCGCCTGCGGCAAGGCCGCCGCCGCACTGGCCGCCGGCAACGCGGTGATCGTCAAGCCCGGTGAGCAGACCTCGTTGTCGGCCGTCGCGCTGGCCGAGGTCGCCGAGGCGGTGCTGCCCCCCGGCGTGCTCAACGTCGTCACCGGCACCGGCGCCGAGCTCGGCCAGGCGCTGGTCTCCCACCCGGGCGCGCCGCGCGTCGCCTTCACCGGATCGGTCGCCACCGGTCGCCGGATCATGGTGGCCGCGGCGCAGCACTTCGGTCACGTCACCCTGGAGCTCGGCGGCAAGAACCCGCTCGTCATCTGCCCGGACGTCGACGTCCGGCAAGCCGCCCGCAGCGCGGTGGCCAGCATGAACGTCGCCCGCAGCAACGGGCAGTCCTGCGGCTCGACCTCCCGCATCTACGTCCACGAGAGCATCCGCGCCGAGTTCACCGACGCCCTGGTCGACCGGGTGCGCGAGATCCGGGTGGGCGACCCGCTGGACGAGGCCAACGACGTGGGCCCGCTGGCCTTCGAGGCGCACCTGCAGCGGGTGTCCGGGCACATCACCCGGGCGCAGGCGTCCGGGGCGACGCTGGCGACCGGGGGCTCCCGTCCGGGTGGCACGGGCCGCGGGTACTTCATCGAGCCGACGGTGTTCACCGACGTCACCGACGAGATGCCGATCGCCCGTGACGAGGTGTTCGGCCCGGTGATGTCCGTGCTGGGCTGGTCCGACCTGGACGACGTCGTCCGCCGGGCCAACGACACCGAGCTGGGCCTGACCGCCAACGTCTTCACCCGCGACCTGCGGGTCGCGCACCGGCTGGCCGACCAGCTGCAGGCCGGCTACGTCTACGTGAACGGCACCGGCCGGCGGCCGCCCGGTTCGCCGTTCGGCGGCTGGAAGCACAGCGGCTTCGGCAAGGAGAACGGCCCTGAGGAGCTGCTCTCCTACACCCGGGAGAAGACGGTCACCGTCACGCTGCCGGCCGAGGACCCGGACTGGGCCACACCGTGA
- a CDS encoding MFS transporter produces MPWGRLLRNRDFMLFWSGVILSQIGARATVAASLWQVYELTGSIAMTGLVGGAQAVALVTLSPIGGVLADRWDRRRLLQTTQALAMFGALGMAAVTLSGNVQAWHVLAGVLVTTAAATFDQPCRQALVPALVPREVLPAAIALLNPSREVAVLTGPALGGLLIAVDGPGLVYLLDGFTYAALIGVLAAVRVPPLVRNADGPRPSVGADMAEGIRYVRRRPLIWSLCGLDLVLTVFGAYRVLLPAFSDRLDIGPAGYGLLSAAPSLGALLATYSIVRLVTRSRRLGRVLLVSTVTYGLVAIGFAQVSVVAAVLLLALLLGAFDATATTIRHAAVQLETPDELRGRVQSLYQITSRGGPALGDVVIGAAAGLLGPVTALTAGAAIPVLVGAALLTRTNVVREYAGIAVENEAAPVDEAGTGQPTTDATGAVPESVPPSRPPGSTS; encoded by the coding sequence ATGCCCTGGGGGAGGTTGCTGCGCAACCGGGACTTCATGCTGTTCTGGTCCGGGGTGATCCTGTCCCAGATCGGCGCCCGGGCCACGGTCGCCGCGAGTCTGTGGCAGGTGTACGAGCTCACCGGGTCGATCGCGATGACCGGCCTGGTGGGCGGCGCCCAGGCTGTGGCCTTGGTCACGCTGAGCCCGATCGGCGGTGTGCTGGCCGACCGGTGGGATCGGCGCCGGTTGTTGCAGACGACCCAGGCGCTGGCCATGTTCGGTGCCCTGGGCATGGCGGCGGTGACCCTCTCCGGCAACGTGCAGGCGTGGCACGTGCTCGCCGGCGTGCTGGTCACGACGGCTGCGGCGACGTTCGATCAGCCGTGCCGGCAAGCGCTGGTGCCGGCGCTCGTCCCGCGCGAGGTGCTGCCTGCGGCGATCGCCCTGCTCAACCCCTCCCGGGAAGTGGCGGTGCTGACCGGTCCGGCGCTGGGGGGCCTGTTGATCGCTGTCGACGGGCCGGGCCTGGTGTACCTGCTCGACGGGTTCACCTACGCGGCGCTGATCGGGGTGCTCGCCGCCGTCCGGGTGCCGCCGCTGGTCCGCAACGCCGACGGCCCCCGGCCCTCGGTGGGGGCGGACATGGCCGAGGGCATCCGCTACGTGCGCCGGCGGCCGTTGATCTGGTCGCTGTGCGGGCTGGACCTGGTGCTGACCGTCTTCGGCGCCTACCGGGTGCTGCTGCCGGCGTTCTCGGACCGGCTGGACATCGGCCCCGCCGGTTACGGGCTGCTGTCCGCGGCCCCGTCGCTGGGCGCCCTGCTCGCGACCTACAGCATCGTGCGCCTGGTGACCCGCTCCCGCCGGCTGGGCCGGGTGCTGCTGGTGTCGACCGTGACCTACGGGCTGGTCGCCATCGGCTTCGCCCAGGTCTCGGTGGTCGCCGCGGTCCTGCTGCTCGCCCTGCTGCTGGGTGCCTTCGACGCCACCGCGACCACGATCCGGCACGCCGCGGTCCAGCTGGAGACCCCCGACGAGCTGCGCGGCCGGGTCCAGTCGCTCTACCAGATCACCTCCCGCGGTGGGCCCGCACTGGGTGACGTCGTGATCGGTGCGGCGGCCGGCCTGCTCGGCCCGGTGACCGCCCTGACCGCCGGCGCGGCCATCCCGGTGCTGGTCGGTGCCGCGTTGCTCACCCGGACCAACGTGGTCCGCGAGTACGCCGGGATCGCCGTCGAGAACGAGGCCGCGCCGGTCGACGAGGCCGGGACGGGGCAGCCCACCACCGACGCCACCGGCGCGGTCCCGGAGTCCGTGCCGCCCAGCCGGCCGCCCGGCAGCACGTCCTGA
- a CDS encoding thiamine pyrophosphate-binding protein: MEQHTDDVELPIGTSPGPAAYGSDLVVDLLRALGTRYVPLNPGSSFRGLHDSLVNHGGNRAPQLLLCLHEEIAVSLAHGYAKGSGQVGVAAVHDLVGLMHASMAVYDAFCDRVPVLVLGGSGPVDPAQRRPVDWTHSATTQAQLVRDFVSWDAEPATAAAFVSDTLRAHQRAASAPRGPAYVSLDAGVQEAPLDAPVPIPDLALHAPAPPPAADEASIARALDVLLAAQRPAVAAGNMSWDPAATAVLVELVERLGAGYHDDRHAVSFPSAHPLNGTGDRDWLTEADVVLAIGVPDVPGLLRRRGRSRASGAGEFPRVVDVSTGHLGLRSWSNVFETPLPRAAQLLADPLTGARQLLHALRDRGPVPGAEARRERVAARVAQQRAAAAEARQEGWAATPIKPARLVSELWDTVRDVPHLLCLRNSRSWPEGVWDLAGAGSYLGHSGGGGVGYGPGAFVGGALAARDRGLLGVGIIGDGDLLMAAGALWTAVHHRIPALLVVNDNGSFYNDEPHQAAVARDRGREPANSWIGMRIADPAVDIDALAASYGCWTAGTVTDPGELAGAFAAALAAAQDGRVAVVHVRTEPA, translated from the coding sequence ATGGAGCAGCACACCGACGACGTGGAACTGCCGATCGGGACCTCCCCCGGGCCCGCCGCCTACGGCAGCGACCTGGTGGTCGACCTGCTCCGCGCGCTGGGCACCCGGTACGTCCCGCTGAACCCCGGCTCGTCCTTCCGCGGCCTGCACGACTCGCTGGTCAACCACGGCGGCAACCGCGCTCCCCAACTGCTGCTGTGCCTGCACGAGGAGATCGCCGTCTCGCTCGCCCACGGGTACGCCAAGGGTTCCGGCCAGGTGGGCGTCGCCGCGGTGCACGACCTCGTCGGCCTCATGCACGCCTCGATGGCTGTCTACGACGCCTTCTGCGACCGGGTGCCGGTGCTGGTGCTGGGCGGCAGCGGTCCGGTCGACCCCGCCCAGCGCCGGCCGGTCGACTGGACCCACTCCGCCACCACGCAGGCACAGCTTGTCCGCGACTTCGTGAGCTGGGACGCCGAACCGGCCACCGCCGCTGCGTTCGTCAGCGACACCCTGCGCGCCCACCAGCGCGCCGCCAGCGCGCCCCGCGGACCCGCCTACGTCTCCCTGGACGCCGGTGTCCAGGAGGCCCCGCTCGACGCACCGGTCCCGATCCCCGACCTCGCCCTCCACGCCCCGGCGCCGCCTCCGGCCGCGGACGAGGCGAGCATCGCGCGTGCTCTGGACGTGCTGCTCGCCGCACAGCGACCCGCCGTCGCCGCCGGGAACATGAGCTGGGACCCGGCGGCCACCGCGGTGCTCGTGGAGCTCGTAGAGCGGCTCGGGGCCGGGTACCACGACGACCGGCACGCGGTCTCCTTCCCGAGCGCGCACCCGCTCAACGGCACCGGTGACCGCGACTGGCTCACCGAGGCCGACGTCGTCCTGGCCATCGGCGTCCCCGACGTCCCCGGTCTGCTCCGCCGCCGTGGCCGCTCCCGCGCCTCGGGAGCCGGCGAGTTCCCACGGGTCGTCGACGTCTCGACCGGCCACCTGGGGCTGAGGTCGTGGAGCAACGTCTTCGAGACGCCGCTCCCCCGGGCCGCCCAGCTCCTCGCCGACCCGCTCACCGGCGCCCGTCAGCTGCTCCACGCGCTCCGCGACCGGGGACCGGTGCCGGGGGCGGAGGCCCGCCGCGAACGCGTCGCCGCCCGGGTCGCCCAGCAGCGCGCCGCCGCGGCCGAAGCCCGGCAGGAGGGGTGGGCGGCCACGCCCATCAAGCCCGCGCGGCTGGTCAGCGAACTGTGGGACACCGTCCGCGACGTGCCGCACCTGCTCTGCCTGCGGAACAGCCGCAGCTGGCCCGAGGGCGTCTGGGACCTCGCCGGCGCGGGCAGCTACCTCGGCCACTCCGGCGGCGGGGGTGTGGGCTACGGCCCCGGCGCCTTCGTCGGCGGAGCGCTCGCCGCCCGGGACCGCGGCCTGCTCGGCGTGGGCATCATCGGCGACGGCGACCTGCTGATGGCCGCCGGTGCGCTGTGGACGGCGGTCCACCACCGCATCCCGGCACTCCTGGTCGTCAACGACAACGGGTCCTTCTACAACGACGAACCGCACCAGGCCGCCGTCGCCCGGGACCGCGGCCGCGAGCCGGCCAACAGCTGGATCGGGATGCGGATCGCCGACCCGGCCGTCGACATCGACGCACTCGCGGCCTCCTACGGGTGCTGGACAGCCGGCACCGTCACCGATCCCGGAGAGCTCGCCGGCGCGTTCGCCGCTGCGCTCGCCGCTGCCCAGGACGGCCGGGTGGCCGTCGTCCACGTCAGGACGGAACCGGCATGA
- a CDS encoding thiamine pyrophosphate-binding protein, giving the protein MTTTSEPPAPALEPAVNHAPYDQPVWGSDVMVDALRQLDLPYIALNPGSSFRGLHDSLVNYAGDEMQMIECPHEKIAVALAHGYAKASGKPMGVILHDLVGLLQGTMGVYYAYIDRAPVLVLGGSGPADQSRRRPYIDWIHSANVQGQAVREFTKWDHEPRSISSVPEVLARAYRVATTGPQGPTYVALDAGLQEDQLTEPVPVDHVAALAAAPSPVAPDPVTLRALAEELCAARRPVMVLAYPGRDPESFGTLVELAELVGIGALDTHWRLNFPNRHPLCVSDTNAVDDADCVLFVDVKDMVKPTHRTDRLARRNVSRLAPGCRVLSLGFADMGISSWSEDYAQIIPADHTVAADTAVALPLLLAECRAILAGDDLERAAERETWKASLTDLHERTSSGWAQEAAAKAGETPVSTAQLAAAVWEVVQEHDWVLTAGTAADWALRLWDFDVPHRHPGKQLGTATQIGISLGVALAHKGTGRLVVDLQPDGDLMFDVGALWVASRYQLPMLTVMFNNRAYYNDWEHQERLAEQRGTPVDRAHIGMAIATPEPDFAAIAKGFGWWAEGPVTDPAQVADAVRRAAAHVMATGGPALVDVVCQPK; this is encoded by the coding sequence ATGACGACCACGTCCGAGCCCCCCGCCCCCGCCCTGGAGCCGGCGGTCAACCACGCCCCCTACGACCAGCCGGTCTGGGGATCCGACGTCATGGTCGACGCCCTCCGGCAGCTCGACCTGCCCTACATCGCGCTGAACCCCGGCTCCTCGTTCCGCGGGCTGCACGACTCGCTGGTCAACTACGCCGGCGACGAGATGCAGATGATCGAGTGCCCGCACGAGAAGATCGCGGTCGCGCTGGCGCACGGCTACGCCAAGGCCAGCGGCAAGCCGATGGGCGTGATCCTGCACGATCTGGTCGGGCTCCTGCAGGGCACCATGGGCGTCTACTACGCCTACATCGACCGGGCACCCGTGCTGGTCCTGGGTGGGTCCGGCCCGGCCGACCAGAGCCGCCGGCGGCCCTACATCGACTGGATCCACTCGGCCAACGTCCAGGGGCAGGCGGTTCGGGAGTTCACCAAGTGGGACCACGAGCCGCGGTCGATCTCCTCGGTGCCCGAGGTGCTCGCCCGGGCCTACCGGGTGGCCACCACCGGGCCGCAGGGGCCGACCTACGTGGCGCTGGACGCCGGCCTGCAGGAGGACCAGCTCACCGAGCCGGTGCCGGTCGACCACGTCGCCGCGCTGGCCGCCGCGCCCTCCCCCGTGGCGCCGGACCCCGTGACCCTGCGCGCGCTGGCCGAGGAGCTGTGCGCCGCCCGCCGCCCCGTGATGGTGCTGGCCTACCCCGGCCGGGACCCGGAGTCCTTCGGCACCCTCGTGGAGCTGGCCGAGCTGGTGGGCATCGGTGCCCTGGACACCCACTGGCGGCTGAACTTCCCCAACCGGCACCCGCTGTGCGTCAGCGACACCAACGCCGTCGACGACGCCGACTGCGTGCTGTTCGTCGACGTGAAGGACATGGTCAAGCCCACCCACCGCACCGACCGGCTGGCCCGGCGCAACGTCTCCCGGCTGGCGCCGGGGTGCCGGGTGCTGTCGCTCGGCTTCGCCGACATGGGGATCTCGTCCTGGAGCGAGGACTACGCGCAGATCATCCCGGCCGACCACACGGTGGCCGCGGACACCGCGGTGGCGCTGCCGCTGCTGCTGGCCGAGTGCCGCGCCATCCTGGCCGGTGACGACCTGGAGCGGGCCGCGGAGCGGGAGACCTGGAAGGCCTCGCTGACCGACCTGCACGAACGCACCTCCAGCGGCTGGGCGCAGGAGGCGGCCGCCAAGGCAGGCGAGACCCCGGTGTCCACCGCCCAGCTCGCCGCCGCGGTGTGGGAGGTCGTGCAGGAGCACGACTGGGTGCTCACGGCCGGGACGGCGGCGGACTGGGCACTGCGGCTGTGGGACTTCGACGTCCCGCACCGGCATCCCGGCAAGCAGCTGGGCACCGCCACGCAGATCGGCATCTCCCTCGGCGTCGCCCTGGCGCACAAGGGCACCGGGCGGCTGGTGGTCGACCTGCAGCCCGACGGCGACCTGATGTTCGACGTCGGCGCGCTCTGGGTGGCCAGTCGTTACCAGCTGCCGATGCTCACGGTCATGTTCAACAACCGCGCCTACTACAACGACTGGGAGCACCAGGAGAGACTGGCCGAGCAGCGCGGGACCCCGGTCGACCGGGCGCACATCGGGATGGCCATCGCCACTCCCGAGCCGGACTTCGCCGCGATCGCGAAGGGCTTCGGCTGGTGGGCCGAGGGCCCGGTCACCGACCCGGCCCAGGTGGCCGACGCGGTCCGCCGGGCAGCGGCGCACGTGATGGCGACCGGTGGCCCCGCGCTGGTGGACGTGGTCTGCCAGCCGAAGTGA
- a CDS encoding ornithine cyclodeaminase family protein: MLIIDNAQVAQLLTMQECIDAQEAAFARLPHGGAVHRPRVDLYAPGPADGYFRWGSMEGANDGVFAIRMKSDVVSWPRDEHGNWTEEKYAVRPGTYCGLVMLVSTRTAEPLAFLNDGVLQHMRVAGGAAIGAKYLSREDSEVVGMLGSGGMARAYLEAFCLVRPIRRCRVYSPTRRNREQYATEMAERLGIEVVAVDSPQEAVAGCDVLSSCTDAMQPVYQADWIEPGVHVTNLGRREMPDVGDRFDVVVRQGTAGLPMRQTERYQVERGMSPGAFIGGSAAEMARIPATNRNPGFGGDSPEFTDRGRGGGAPDIAAVMAGEVPGRTSADQVTFYRNVGNQGLQFSAVGQVVYRKALEAGVGHEIPTEWFLQDIRD; this comes from the coding sequence GTGCTCATCATCGACAACGCGCAGGTCGCGCAGCTGCTCACCATGCAGGAGTGCATCGACGCCCAGGAGGCGGCCTTCGCGCGACTGCCGCACGGCGGTGCCGTACACCGGCCCCGCGTCGACCTCTACGCGCCCGGCCCCGCGGACGGGTACTTCCGCTGGGGGTCGATGGAGGGAGCCAACGACGGGGTCTTCGCCATCCGGATGAAGTCCGACGTCGTCTCGTGGCCCCGGGACGAGCACGGCAACTGGACCGAGGAGAAGTACGCCGTCCGCCCGGGCACCTACTGCGGGCTGGTGATGCTCGTCTCCACCCGCACCGCCGAGCCCCTCGCCTTCCTCAACGACGGGGTGCTGCAGCACATGCGGGTCGCGGGTGGGGCCGCCATCGGTGCCAAGTACCTGTCCCGGGAGGACTCCGAGGTCGTCGGGATGCTCGGCTCCGGCGGGATGGCCCGCGCCTACCTCGAGGCCTTCTGCCTCGTCCGGCCGATCCGGCGCTGCAGGGTCTACAGCCCGACCCGGCGCAACCGGGAGCAGTACGCGACGGAGATGGCCGAGCGGCTGGGGATCGAGGTCGTCGCGGTCGACTCACCGCAGGAGGCCGTCGCCGGCTGCGACGTCCTGTCCTCCTGCACCGACGCCATGCAGCCGGTCTACCAGGCCGACTGGATCGAGCCGGGTGTCCACGTCACCAACCTGGGCCGGCGGGAGATGCCCGACGTCGGTGACCGGTTCGACGTCGTCGTCCGCCAGGGCACGGCCGGCCTGCCGATGCGGCAGACCGAGCGGTACCAGGTCGAGCGCGGGATGTCCCCGGGCGCCTTCATCGGCGGCTCGGCGGCGGAGATGGCGCGCATCCCGGCGACCAACCGCAATCCCGGTTTCGGCGGGGACTCCCCAGAGTTCACCGACCGGGGCCGCGGTGGCGGGGCGCCGGACATCGCCGCGGTCATGGCGGGGGAGGTGCCCGGGCGGACCAGCGCCGACCAGGTCACCTTCTACCGCAACGTGGGCAACCAGGGTCTCCAGTTCTCCGCCGTCGGCCAGGTCGTGTACCGGAAGGCGCTGGAGGCCGGTGTCGGGCACGAGATCCCGACCGAGTGGTTCCTCCAGGACATCCGGGACTGA
- a CDS encoding cupin domain-containing protein, whose product MGEDGRVFVRGLEFDKYELEAVRQLQLSHPRVRDKTVVVDHGEAVGHSGAATKQSRVSWRVGPGDEEFLTQTLQVHFIEIDGHGQNKGHGHQNEAAFYILEGAGYEIHDDLRYDWKKDDFVFVHTDSVHQHFNPYDEKAVCLVIKAKCTWMFLGLLQQGRGGPITREEEFGPREDWSAIWTPGVLDRTKVVSPASTVWEDTDLGRVRVMTSPRTEHARLFSVDAFEFALDPGGHTGRHWKMADEILYVKEGEGYSLHWEVQAEIAERYYAHIAKEPQRFDFKQGDTLYVPQNTVAQHFASDGTPLKLLSFQNRLFKHLGYDTVKVLEPASAPTTSLPSTATADDLALATED is encoded by the coding sequence ATGGGTGAAGACGGGCGCGTGTTCGTGCGCGGACTGGAGTTCGACAAGTACGAACTGGAGGCGGTCCGCCAGCTGCAGCTCTCCCACCCCCGGGTGCGGGACAAGACGGTCGTCGTCGACCACGGCGAGGCGGTCGGTCACTCCGGTGCGGCCACCAAGCAGTCCCGGGTCTCCTGGCGGGTCGGCCCCGGGGACGAGGAGTTCCTGACCCAGACCCTGCAGGTGCACTTCATCGAGATCGACGGGCACGGGCAGAACAAGGGCCACGGGCATCAGAACGAGGCCGCCTTCTACATCCTCGAGGGCGCCGGCTACGAGATCCACGACGACCTGCGCTACGACTGGAAGAAGGACGACTTCGTCTTCGTCCACACCGACTCGGTGCACCAGCACTTCAACCCCTACGACGAGAAGGCCGTCTGCCTCGTCATCAAGGCCAAGTGCACCTGGATGTTCCTCGGCCTGCTGCAGCAGGGCCGCGGTGGCCCGATCACCCGCGAGGAGGAGTTCGGCCCGCGGGAGGACTGGTCGGCGATCTGGACCCCCGGGGTGCTGGACCGCACCAAGGTGGTCAGCCCGGCGTCGACCGTCTGGGAGGACACCGACCTCGGTCGGGTCCGGGTCATGACCAGCCCGCGGACCGAGCACGCCCGGCTGTTCAGCGTCGACGCGTTCGAGTTCGCCCTCGACCCTGGTGGGCACACCGGGCGGCACTGGAAGATGGCCGACGAGATTCTCTACGTCAAGGAGGGCGAGGGCTACTCGCTGCACTGGGAGGTGCAGGCCGAGATCGCCGAGCGCTACTACGCGCACATCGCCAAGGAGCCCCAGCGCTTCGACTTCAAGCAGGGCGACACCCTCTACGTGCCGCAGAACACCGTCGCGCAGCACTTCGCCTCCGACGGCACCCCACTGAAGCTGCTGAGCTTCCAGAACCGGCTGTTCAAGCACCTCGGTTACGACACGGTGAAGGTGCTGGAGCCGGCGTCCGCGCCGACGACGTCGCTGCCCAGCACGGCCACCGCCGACGACCTGGCGCTGGCCACCGAGGACTGA
- a CDS encoding methyltransferase family protein yields the protein MPAARSGRPAHPLEVAVRPSLSSTPFRTFVVAPALVLAEQVVSRRRVRLRWLPALAWGFAQYRLAGRYRITRAGGPPGLSQGRPQRLVTSGPYAVSRNPMYLGHLVFLAGLTALTRSPLAVAVTAVLVPWFDARARADHARLVSLFGEPYRDYATRVPRWLPGLPTDRP from the coding sequence TTGCCGGCCGCCCGCAGCGGGCGGCCCGCCCATCCCCTGGAGGTCGCCGTGCGTCCCTCGCTGTCCAGCACCCCCTTCCGCACCTTCGTCGTGGCGCCGGCCCTGGTCCTCGCCGAGCAGGTGGTGTCGCGACGCCGGGTCCGGCTCCGGTGGCTGCCCGCGCTCGCCTGGGGCTTCGCGCAGTACCGGCTGGCCGGCCGATACCGGATCACCCGCGCCGGCGGCCCGCCCGGGCTGTCCCAGGGGCGGCCTCAGCGGCTGGTCACGAGCGGCCCGTACGCGGTCAGCCGCAACCCGATGTACCTCGGGCACCTGGTGTTCCTGGCCGGGCTGACGGCACTGACCCGGTCGCCGCTCGCAGTGGCGGTCACCGCCGTCCTGGTGCCCTGGTTCGACGCCCGGGCACGGGCCGACCACGCCCGTCTGGTCTCGCTCTTCGGCGAGCCATACCGCGACTACGCCACGCGGGTGCCGCGCTGGCTCCCCGGCCTGCCCACCGATCGACCTTGA